The region CCGACGAGTGGCTGCCCATCCGGCCGGGGACGGACCTGGCCCTGGCCCTGGCCCTCTGCCACGAGCTGGTCCGCCAGGGGACCATCGACCGCGACTACCTGACCCGGCACACCAACGCCCCGTTCCTGGTGCAGGAGGACGGTTTCTTCCTGCGGGTCGACGGCAAGGAGCAGGTCTGGGACGGCGCGCGGCACGCCCCCCGTCCCGCCGACGCGCCCGGGGTCACCCCGGCCCTGGAGGGGGAGTTCACCGTGGGGAGGCGGAAGGTGCGGACGGCCTTTCAGGTGTTCCGGGAGCACCTGGCCGCGTACACCCCGGAGTGGGCGGCCGAGGTCTGCGGCATTCCCGCCGAGACGATCAGCCGCGTGGCCCGTGAGCTGGGAGAAGAGGCGCGCATCGGCAGCAGCACCGTCGTCGACGGCGTCACCCTCCCCTACCGTCCCGTGGCCATCATGGCCTACCACGTCTCCCAGCAGGAGCTGGGCTTCCAGGCCGTGCGGGCCATGCTGCTGGTGATGATGCTGCTGGGGGCGGTGGGCGCTGTAGGCGGGCAGCGGGTGGATGTGGGCGGGTGGAGCGTCCACGAGAACTTCGAGAAGCTGGAGCACATCGAGATCAAAGACCCTCCCTACAACATCTACCTGAAGGACAGCAAGTACTTCCCCATCAACAGCAACAACTCGTCGATGGTGGCCAGGGTGATGCTCAACCCGGAGAAGTACGGGGTGAAGGATCGACCGGAAGTGCTCATCGTGCACATGAGCAATCCACTGGTGGCCTTTGCCTCGCAGCCCGACCTCATGGAATCCTACAAGAAGTTCAAGTTCGTGGCGGTCATCGACCCCTTGCTCTCGGAGACGGCCGACTACTTCGCCGACGTGGTGCTTCCGGCGGCCACCATCGAGAAGTACGAAGGTCCCAGCAAGGCCAGCGACCAGTACACAGACGGAGTCGCCCTGCGCATCCCTCCCATGAAGCCCCTCTTCCAGACACGGGGAGACATCGACATCTACCTGGACCTCTGTGAAAAGGCCGGCATCCTCTATGGGAAGGGCGGCTATCTGGACCACCTCAACCAGGCCCTCAAGCTCAAACCACCCTACCTCCTGCCTCTGGACCGCAAGCCCACCACACGCAGCATCTTCGACCGGTGGGCCCGCTCGGAGGGAATCAGCGACGGCGTGGCCTACTTCGAGAAGCACGGGGTGAAGGTGAAAGGCCCCATCCCTCCCGCTAAGGCGTACGGCTACGCCACCAGCCCGCCTTTCGGCGGGGTGCGCCACCGCCTCTACGGGGAGGCCCTGCTGCGCTACCGCCAGGAGATGCGCCAGCGCGGTGTCGCGCCCCTCTACTGGCAGGACTACACCCCGCTGCCCACCTGGCGCCGCCCCACCATGGAGGAATCTCCCGCCCGCTACGACCTCTACCTGATCAGCTACAAGATGATCGAGTTCAAGCAGTCGCGCAGCAGCTTCATCCCCCTGCTGGCGGAGCTGGCCCCCAGGCAGCGCCTGGACATCAACCCGCGGACGGCCCGGCAGCGGGGGATCCGCAACGGCGAGGAGGTCTGGGTGGAGTCGCACAACGCCCTCACCGGGGAGACGCGCCGGGTGAGGGTGCCGGTGCACTACACCGAGGCTATCCGCCCGGACACGGTGGGCCTGCCGCACCACTACGGGCTGTGGAGCCATCCCTGGGCCAAGGGTCAGGGCCCCACGGCCAATGCCCTCTTCTTCACCGGCGAGGGCTACGTGGCCAACACCGCGGACCAGTCGTTCCATGTGAAGGTCCGGGTGTACAAAGGGGAGGAAGGGTAGTGGCGCGCTACGCCATGGTCATCGACCTGGAGCGCTGCACCGGGTGCCGCGCCTGCATGGAAGCCTGCAAGGTGGAGAACAATACCCCGCAGGCCAATTTCTGGATGTACGTCTTCCGCTTTGAAGAGGGGGAGTACCCCAACACTCGCGTCTGGTTCATGCCCCGACCGTGCATGCACTGCGACAACGCCCCCTGCGTCAAGGTCTGCCCTGTGGGGGCGCGCTACAAGCGGCTGGACGGGCTGGTGGCCACCGACTTCGACCGCTGCATCGGCTGCCGCTACTGTGAGGTGGCCTGCCCCTACGGGGTGAACTACTTCAACTGGAAGAAGCCGGAACGTAATCACTACATTGACTGGACGGACCGGGAGGCGGCCGCGCTGAACCCGGTGACCAACGGCGCGGTCCCTCCCTACAAGAACCCCGACCTGGAGAAGCCCTACGGGCCGGAGCGGCGGCGTATCGCCGGCGGCGGGCACCTCAAGGGCGTCATCGAGAAGTGCACCTTCTGCGTGCACCGGGTGGAGCGGGGCCAGCAGCCGGCCTGCGTGGCCAACTGCCCGCTCTTTGCCCTGCACTTCGGGGACCTGGACGACCCCGGCAGCAGGGTCTCCCAGTTGCTGCGCCGCCGGCCGCACTTCCGCCTCCTGGAGGAAGCGGGGACACAGCCGCGGGTGTACTACCTGGGCGGCAAGCCGCCCGGCGAGGAGAGCCGGCAGATCGAGGCCGTGCGGGCGAGGGTGTAGCCATGGTGACACGGGCGCAGCCGATTCCATACGGGGTGGGCCGCTTCTCCCCGGCGGCGGCACTGGTGGTCCTGCTGCTGCTGGCGGTGGTCGCTGCCGGGTTGTACGCCCTCTACACCCAGCTCACCGAGGGGTTGGTGGTGACCGGTCTGCGCGACATCGGCACCATGGGCGGCTCCGCCTGGGGCCTGTACATAGCCTTCGACGTCTATTTCGTGGGGGTCAGCTTTGCCGGGATCACCACCGCCGCGCTGGTACGCATCCTCAACCTGCAACACCTGCGGGCGGTCTCCCGCATGGCCGAGCTGCTCACCATCGTTTCGCTGATCCTGGCCGCCTTCAGCGTCCTTCCCGACCTGGGCCAGCCCCTGCGCGGCATCGTCTACCTGTTCAAGTACGCCCGCCCACAGTCGCCGTTCTTCGGCACCTTCACCATGGTCATCGCCGGCTACCTCTTTGCCAGCCTGGTGTACTTCTTCCTGGACGGGCGGCGGGACGCCGCCATCTGCGCGCAGCGGCCAGGACGGCTGCAGTGGTTCTACCGCCTCTGGGCGTCGGGGTACCGGGGGACGGCAGAGGAGCGGGAGCGACACGCCCGGGCCAGCTTCTGGCTCTCCCTGGCCATCCTCCCCCTGCTGGTGATCGCCCACTCCACGCTGGGGTTTGTCTTCGGGCTGCAGGTGGGGCGGCCAGGGTGGTTCAGCGCCCTGCAGGCGCCGGCCTTCGTCATCCTGGCGGGGGTATCGGGAGTGGGGCTGCTCATCGTCATCGCCGCCGTGGTGCGGCGGGTGCTGGATGCGCAGGACCGTCTCACCCCTGAGGTCTTCCGCTGGCTGGGCAACATGCTCATGGTGCTCATCGCCGCCTACCTCTACTTCATGGTCGTCGACTGGTTGACCGCCACCTACGCCGCGCCCAGCCACGAGGCCCGCACCTCCCGGGCCATCTTCTTCGGCCGGTATGCCCATATCTACTGGACCTCAGTGGTCGCCCTGGTGGTCGCCTTCGTCGTACAGTTCCGGCAGTTCATGCGGCAGCGCTATGAACTCTGGCGCATCGTTCTAAGCGGCGTGCTGGCCAACGTGGCCGCGGTGGGCAAACGGCTGCTCATCGTGGTCCCCTCGCAGACGCACGGCACCCTGCTGCCGTACCCGCCGGGGAGGTACAGCCCAACCTGGGTGGAGTATGGTATCGTTGCTGGGTTGTTTGGCCTGGGCACCTTGATGTACATGGTGGTTTCGAAGATCTTCCCCATCATCGAGCTCCCGGAGGAGGGAGTGGAGGGGTAAGCCATGCGGGCATTACTCACACGGTTGACGGTGCTCGCGGGGGTAGCGTTCGCGGTCACCAGCTTTGCGCTGGGACTGCGCCTGCCCATCCCGGGGGTTCCTCAGCTCGCCGCCACGCCGGCGGGACTGCCTGCGGAGATTCCTTACCTACCGGCCTTCTTCATCCTGGGAATCATGCTGATGTTCCTCTCGGCGGTGGTGTATGAACTCCTCCCCGGCAACCGCAACGCCTCGCCACCAGTCCGCCCCCGGCCGCGCTGACGGCGGGAGGAGCCGGGGGAATCCTCTGATTTCCCTACCCGCGCTGGCCCGCTGGCGCGGCGAGTGCTACCAACTGTTGGGGTGTGGCTTTCTCTTCCCCACGCCCGAGCGCCTGGAAAGGATGACCAAGGCTGCCCTCCGCCAGGAGCGGGCCGGCCAGGCCTTCGCCGGCCTGGCCATCTACCCCCGTTGGCGGTCACTCCTGCGGATGGTGCGGCAGGCCGGAGGGCAGGCCGACGCGCTGCAGGCGGATTTCAGCCGGTTGTTCGTCGCCGGCCGCGATGGTTGCGCTCCGAACGAGTCCCATCAGCTCGCCCTCGAGCCTGCGGAGGCCACGGTTCTGAATGCGGCCCTGGAGCGGGAGTACGCCGACGAGGGGGTCACGTTGCACCCTGCGGCCGGGGAGCTGCCGGACCATGCCGCGGTGGAGATGGAGTTTGTGGCGTTCCTGTGCGACAGGGAGCGCGCGGCCTGGAGGAACCGGCATGGAGCGGAAGGGAGGCGTCTCCTGCTGCGCCAGCGGCAGTTCCTCCGGCAGCACCTGGGGCGGTGGATTGCGCGGTTTGCCCGGGAGGTGCGGCGGGCGGACTCCCGGGGATGGTACGGCGAGGTGGCCGGGGCGGCTGCTGCCTTCATCCACCACGACCAGGATCTCGTGGACCTTCTGGTCAGATGGACTGAGGAATCCGATGGCAGCGGGGTAGGGACGGGATGAACCGGCCCGCCGGGGAAGGCAACGGGCACCCGCCGGCGGCGGTCCTGCTGTGCGCGCACCTTGACGGTGTCGGAAGCGGGCTTGACGTGCGCGTGGTGCGGGGGACCCTGGAGGAGACCCTGCCGGCCGTGCACGTGCGCACCCTCGATGAAGTCTGCCGCCAGCCCCGGAGGATCAGCGCCGCCGTCCGCGCCACCGGAGCAGTCAGGCTGGTCCTGGGCCTCTGCCGGCACGGCTATGCGGCAGCGGAGCTTCAGGCCCAGGTACGGAAGGCCGGCCTCGACCCTCTGGGGGTTGAGGTGGTGGACCTGGGGGCCTACGCTGCCTGGGTGCACTCCCGCCAGGAGGCGACGCAGAAGGCCCGGGTCCTCCTGGCTGCGGGGATAGCCCGGGCGCGGGCATTCACCGAAAGCCGTCCCCAGAACCTGAAACCGCTCCTGCCGGGGGCGGTGAGCCGGCGTGGCCTCCTCAGCCTTTCACTTCTGGAGTACCAGGCGGTTCCGGCCGTCGCGGTGGAGCGCTGCCACGCCGAAGAGGGCTGTCGGGAGTGCCTGGGCACCTGCCCGCACCAGGCATTCCGCCTGGAGGACGGTGAGATCCGACTGAATAAGTCGCGCTGCACCTCCTGCGGGACCTGCGTAACCGCCTGCCCCCACGGGGCCATGGACCTGCCCGGCTGGACGGCCGGACAGGTGGAAGCGTACCTGGGCGCGCTCCTTTGCGCTCCTCCTGAAGAGCTGGCCCCCCGGGCCGTCCTGGTTGTTTGCAGGCACGGGGCCGCCGCACTGAAGTCATTGGCCGCTTCAGGGGCATCCTATCCGGTGAACTGGTTTCCCCTGGAGGTCCCCTCGCTGGGGATGGTGCCGCCCACATGGCTGCTGGCCCTTCTGAACCTGGGGGCGGCGGGGGTGGGAGTTGTCTCCTGCCCCCAGGCATGTGGAGCCACCTCTTTGGCCCAGATCGAGAGGCGGGTGGACTTCTGCCGGGAGGTCCTCAAGCAGGCAGGAGAACATCCGGGACGGGTCGCGCTTCTCCCGGCTAGGCCCTCCGCCCTGCTGGAGACCCTGCGGACCGCGCCCAAGGAGTTCATCCCCGTGTCGGTCCAGGCTCCCCCGGTGGTTCCCGCCATGGCTAGCCCCTTCGCCTACCCTTCCCGCGGCCGCGTGCTGACAGCCCTGGGTGAGCGCCTCGGCGCGTCCTCCCTCGTATTGCACCACCCGGCGTCGCCCTTCGGTCTCGTTCAGGTGGGTGCCGGCTGCACGCTGTGCGGCGCGTGCGCGGCGGCGTGCGGCCCGGGGGCTCTACGGCTGGAAGGCGATGGCGAGGCCGCCCTGACCTTTGACCCGACCCTGTGTACCGCCTGCGGGCGGTGCCTGCCGGCCTGTCCCGAGCCAGGTACCCTGATCCTCCACCCCAGAGCCGACCTGCGGATCCTCTCCCGTGGCAGGGTGGCCCTGGCCCGAAGCCACTACGGCCGGTGTGAGGCCTGCGGCGGGCCGATCGCGCCCCAGCCGATGCTGGAGCGGATGGCTGCGCTTCTGGGAGGCGAGAACGCCCGGGGGGCGCACATCATCACCCGGTACTGCTCCGCCTGCCGCGGCCTGGCGCACTGAGCGCCGCGACGAACGTTCGGGTCGGCCAGGGGCGAGTCAGGTCGGAAGAAACCAGCGCCAGCGGCGCGCACCGCCGGGAGAGATCGGATCCGACCCCGAAGGGCCTCGCCCTCTCAATCCAGGCGACCGCAACCGCTGGCTGCTTTACATAACCATCCTGCGATCCGGCCGTCAATCGCCAACAGGTGTTCGCTGATCCTTTCTGAGAAGGTGTTGCCGTCAGCCCGGAAATACACTCGCCGCCCGATTGCCTCCCGCCGGCACTATTCCTACGCTGGCCCTGAGATTCGGCCGTTTTAACGGCCACAACCACTATCGATGCGGCGGACCGAGGGGGTCCACGGTTTGATCGACCTGCAGCCCACGCGCTCACAGTTGCTCCGCATCATCAGGGAGCGCGGCGGGGTGACGCTGCGCGACCTGCAGCAGGCCACGGGCCTCTCCCGGTCTACCCTCCGCCAGCACCTGACCATCCTGCAGCGCGACGGAGCCGTCCGGGAACGCCTGCTGCGGGGTCGGCCGGGACGTCCGCCCATCGTCTACGAGCCCTCCCCGGCTGCCCCGCGGCGTGCCCTGGAGAGCTATGCCGCCATCCTAGGTGCCGTCCTGCGCGTTGTCGGCGGGCAGGGTACGCATCAGGTGCGGCGGATCGCTGAGGCCGCCGCGGTCGAGATCGCCCGACGGCATGCCCACATCGCGACGCTATTGTCCCTGGAGGATCGCATCACCGCGGCCCTGGGAGCCCTACTTGAAGATGCCCGCACGGCGGAGGTCAGGCCTGTGGGGAGGGACTACGAGGTCGTCCTCCGCGATTGTCCCCTGCTGGCTTTGGCTGGGGAGCTCCCTCAGATCTGCGGGATCACCCGCGAGTTGCTGCACAGGCTCACCGGGGCGACGGTGGAGCAGCGCAGGTGGATGCTGCGAGGTGACCCGTGCTGCTCCTTCCTGCTGAAGGCGAAACGGGCCGGCAGGCGCTCCCGCGCCGCGCCGG is a window of Armatimonadota bacterium DNA encoding:
- a CDS encoding molybdopterin-dependent oxidoreductase; its protein translation is MRISRRTFVKGAAAAGGAAVAGRVIPRGMETLVAARQISAPAVTEEWVPTTCWIGKQDCGILARRINGRIAKLEGHPGNPLNRGTLCPKGVAQIIAVYDPHRVKAPLIRTNEKGVSGRWRQATWDEALDLVARRIREVRAKDPKLLVWQKGRSKGKAFYDEAFVKASGATKLHHGAFCSDAGYRACEYTVGMSGVLHPDFRHTRYLLAWGWNATNAGGNQLCWITWPQQLVAARERGLKVVAIDPRLRGAGPFADEWLPIRPGTDLALALALCHELVRQGTIDRDYLTRHTNAPFLVQEDGFFLRVDGKEQVWDGARHAPRPADAPGVTPALEGEFTVGRRKVRTAFQVFREHLAAYTPEWAAEVCGIPAETISRVARELGEEARIGSSTVVDGVTLPYRPVAIMAYHVSQQELGFQAVRAMLLVMMLLGAVGAVGGQRVDVGGWSVHENFEKLEHIEIKDPPYNIYLKDSKYFPINSNNSSMVARVMLNPEKYGVKDRPEVLIVHMSNPLVAFASQPDLMESYKKFKFVAVIDPLLSETADYFADVVLPAATIEKYEGPSKASDQYTDGVALRIPPMKPLFQTRGDIDIYLDLCEKAGILYGKGGYLDHLNQALKLKPPYLLPLDRKPTTRSIFDRWARSEGISDGVAYFEKHGVKVKGPIPPAKAYGYATSPPFGGVRHRLYGEALLRYRQEMRQRGVAPLYWQDYTPLPTWRRPTMEESPARYDLYLISYKMIEFKQSRSSFIPLLAELAPRQRLDINPRTARQRGIRNGEEVWVESHNALTGETRRVRVPVHYTEAIRPDTVGLPHHYGLWSHPWAKGQGPTANALFFTGEGYVANTADQSFHVKVRVYKGEEG
- a CDS encoding 4Fe-4S dicluster domain-containing protein; the encoded protein is MARYAMVIDLERCTGCRACMEACKVENNTPQANFWMYVFRFEEGEYPNTRVWFMPRPCMHCDNAPCVKVCPVGARYKRLDGLVATDFDRCIGCRYCEVACPYGVNYFNWKKPERNHYIDWTDREAAALNPVTNGAVPPYKNPDLEKPYGPERRRIAGGGHLKGVIEKCTFCVHRVERGQQPACVANCPLFALHFGDLDDPGSRVSQLLRRRPHFRLLEEAGTQPRVYYLGGKPPGEESRQIEAVRARV
- the nrfD gene encoding NrfD/PsrC family molybdoenzyme membrane anchor subunit, which produces MVTRAQPIPYGVGRFSPAAALVVLLLLAVVAAGLYALYTQLTEGLVVTGLRDIGTMGGSAWGLYIAFDVYFVGVSFAGITTAALVRILNLQHLRAVSRMAELLTIVSLILAAFSVLPDLGQPLRGIVYLFKYARPQSPFFGTFTMVIAGYLFASLVYFFLDGRRDAAICAQRPGRLQWFYRLWASGYRGTAEERERHARASFWLSLAILPLLVIAHSTLGFVFGLQVGRPGWFSALQAPAFVILAGVSGVGLLIVIAAVVRRVLDAQDRLTPEVFRWLGNMLMVLIAAYLYFMVVDWLTATYAAPSHEARTSRAIFFGRYAHIYWTSVVALVVAFVVQFRQFMRQRYELWRIVLSGVLANVAAVGKRLLIVVPSQTHGTLLPYPPGRYSPTWVEYGIVAGLFGLGTLMYMVVSKIFPIIELPEEGVEG
- a CDS encoding molecular chaperone TorD family protein, translating into MTKAALRQERAGQAFAGLAIYPRWRSLLRMVRQAGGQADALQADFSRLFVAGRDGCAPNESHQLALEPAEATVLNAALEREYADEGVTLHPAAGELPDHAAVEMEFVAFLCDRERAAWRNRHGAEGRRLLLRQRQFLRQHLGRWIARFAREVRRADSRGWYGEVAGAAAAFIHHDQDLVDLLVRWTEESDGSGVGTG
- a CDS encoding 4Fe-4S binding protein; this translates as MNRPAGEGNGHPPAAVLLCAHLDGVGSGLDVRVVRGTLEETLPAVHVRTLDEVCRQPRRISAAVRATGAVRLVLGLCRHGYAAAELQAQVRKAGLDPLGVEVVDLGAYAAWVHSRQEATQKARVLLAAGIARARAFTESRPQNLKPLLPGAVSRRGLLSLSLLEYQAVPAVAVERCHAEEGCRECLGTCPHQAFRLEDGEIRLNKSRCTSCGTCVTACPHGAMDLPGWTAGQVEAYLGALLCAPPEELAPRAVLVVCRHGAAALKSLAASGASYPVNWFPLEVPSLGMVPPTWLLALLNLGAAGVGVVSCPQACGATSLAQIERRVDFCREVLKQAGEHPGRVALLPARPSALLETLRTAPKEFIPVSVQAPPVVPAMASPFAYPSRGRVLTALGERLGASSLVLHHPASPFGLVQVGAGCTLCGACAAACGPGALRLEGDGEAALTFDPTLCTACGRCLPACPEPGTLILHPRADLRILSRGRVALARSHYGRCEACGGPIAPQPMLERMAALLGGENARGAHIITRYCSACRGLAH
- a CDS encoding winged helix-turn-helix transcriptional regulator translates to MIDLQPTRSQLLRIIRERGGVTLRDLQQATGLSRSTLRQHLTILQRDGAVRERLLRGRPGRPPIVYEPSPAAPRRALESYAAILGAVLRVVGGQGTHQVRRIAEAAAVEIARRHAHIATLLSLEDRITAALGALLEDARTAEVRPVGRDYEVVLRDCPLLALAGELPQICGITRELLHRLTGATVEQRRWMLRGDPCCSFLLKAKRAGRRSRAAPGRREDVRPDGWRGVHG